The sequence below is a genomic window from Proteus vulgaris.
TACAGATTTCTCAAATGGGTCTGTCTTGTGCACTGATTTCTAAAGTTTTTCCTACTCGTTCTCATACTGTTTCCGCTCAAGGTGGTATTACTGTTGCACTAGGTAATACCCATGAGGATAACTGGGAATGGCACATGTACGATACGGTAAAAGGTTCCGACTATATTGGTGACCAAGACGCTATCGAATATATGTGTAAAACCGGCCCTGAAGCAATTTTAGAGCTGGAACATATGGGACTTCCATTTTCTCGTCTAGATGATGGCCGTATTTATCAACGTCCATTTGGTGGTCAGTCAAAAAACTTTGGTGGTGAACAAGCCGCACGAACAGCTGCCGCCGCTGACCGTACTGGGCATGCATTATTACATACCCTCTATCAGCAAAATTTGAAAAATCACACAACCATCTTTTCAGAGTGGTATTCACTGGATCTAGTGAAAAATCAAGATGGCGATATTGTCGGTTGTACTGCAATTTGCATCGAAACGGGTGAAGTCGTTTATTTCAAAGCAAACGCGACAATTTTAGCGACTGGTGGTGCAGGTCGTATTTACCAGTCAACCACAAATGCGCATATCAACACCGGTGATGGTGTAGGTATGGCGGTTCGCGCAGGTGTTCCTCTGCAAGATATGGAAATGTGGCAATTCCATCCAACAGGTATTGCGGGTGCGGGCGTGTTGGTGACCGAAGGTTGTCGTGGTGAAGGCGGATATCTGTTGAATAAAGACGGTGAACGCTTTATGGAACGTTATGCACCAAACGCCAAAGACCTTGCTGGTCGTGATGTGGTTGCACGTTCAATCATGATTGAAATTCGTGAAGGTCGTGGTTGTGATGGCCCTTGGGGTCCTCATGCGAAATTGAAACTAGACCATCTGGGTAAAGAGGTTCTTGAGTCTCGTTTACCGGGTATTCTTGATCTTTCTCGTACTTTCGCACACGTTGACCCAGTTAAAGAACCAATTCCTGTTATACCTACTTGTCACTATATGATGGGGGGTATTCCAACAAAAGTAACGGGTCAAGCTATTCGTGTGAACGAGAAAGGCGAAGATGTTGTTATTCCTGGATTGTTCGCAGTCGGTGAAATTGCTTGTGTATCTGTTCATGGTGCAAACCGTTTAGGTGGTAACTCATTGTTAGACCTAGTGGTATTTGGTCGTTCAGCAGGGGTTCACTTAAAAGAGTCACTGATGGAACAAGGCACAATGCGTGATGCGAGCGATTCTGATGTTGAAGCGGCATTAACACGCTTAAATCGCTGGGAAAACAACCGTTCTGGTGAAGATCCAGTTGAAATCCGTAAAGCTCTGCAATCTTGTATGCAACATAACTTCTCGGTATTCCGTGAAGGCGATGCAATGGCAAAAGGCTTAGAAGAACTGAAAGTTATTCGTGAGCGCTTACAAAACGCACGACTGGATGATAATTCAAGTGAGTTTAATACACAGCGTATTGAATGCTTAGAATTGGACAACCTGATGGAAACTGCTTATGCCACTGCGGTGTCTGCAAACTTCCGTACAGAAAGCCGTGGTGCTCATAGCCGTTTCGATTTCCCAGAGCGTGATGATGCGAACTGGTTATGCCATACATTATATCAACCGCAAACCGAAACAATGACACGACGTGAAGTCAATATGCAGCCGAAACTGCGTGAAGCCTTCCCACCAAAAGTGCGTACATATTAATTAGCGGTGTTATTGA
It includes:
- the sdhA gene encoding succinate dehydrogenase flavoprotein subunit; the protein is MNLPVREFDAVVIGAGGAGMRAALQISQMGLSCALISKVFPTRSHTVSAQGGITVALGNTHEDNWEWHMYDTVKGSDYIGDQDAIEYMCKTGPEAILELEHMGLPFSRLDDGRIYQRPFGGQSKNFGGEQAARTAAAADRTGHALLHTLYQQNLKNHTTIFSEWYSLDLVKNQDGDIVGCTAICIETGEVVYFKANATILATGGAGRIYQSTTNAHINTGDGVGMAVRAGVPLQDMEMWQFHPTGIAGAGVLVTEGCRGEGGYLLNKDGERFMERYAPNAKDLAGRDVVARSIMIEIREGRGCDGPWGPHAKLKLDHLGKEVLESRLPGILDLSRTFAHVDPVKEPIPVIPTCHYMMGGIPTKVTGQAIRVNEKGEDVVIPGLFAVGEIACVSVHGANRLGGNSLLDLVVFGRSAGVHLKESLMEQGTMRDASDSDVEAALTRLNRWENNRSGEDPVEIRKALQSCMQHNFSVFREGDAMAKGLEELKVIRERLQNARLDDNSSEFNTQRIECLELDNLMETAYATAVSANFRTESRGAHSRFDFPERDDANWLCHTLYQPQTETMTRREVNMQPKLREAFPPKVRTY